A window from Shewanella livingstonensis encodes these proteins:
- a CDS encoding SDR family oxidoreductase encodes MNKTLILGASGQIGKMTTKQLLADGQSVIALVRDKSKLADLASDNLRIVEADLEQDFSQAFNDCDQVIFSAGSGGKTGADKTMLIDLWAACKAIDYAKAANVSHFIMVSSIGADDPDQGSEQMKPYLVAKHMADEYLISSGLNYTIFRPGSLTDDSATGKVQTQRPSSKDKMTIHREDVARALTYAVGKPQLGGKIFELFNGSKSLTDVLN; translated from the coding sequence ATGAACAAGACACTCATTTTAGGCGCTAGTGGACAAATCGGTAAAATGACCACAAAGCAGTTATTAGCAGATGGTCAATCAGTTATCGCTTTAGTACGAGACAAGAGTAAATTGGCTGATCTCGCCAGCGATAATCTGCGCATAGTGGAGGCAGATTTAGAACAGGACTTTAGCCAAGCATTTAACGATTGCGATCAGGTCATTTTCAGTGCCGGATCAGGTGGCAAAACAGGTGCCGACAAAACCATGTTGATTGACTTATGGGCGGCCTGTAAAGCCATTGATTACGCAAAAGCAGCTAATGTGTCACATTTTATAATGGTCAGTTCTATCGGCGCTGACGATCCCGACCAAGGTTCAGAACAAATGAAGCCTTACTTAGTTGCCAAACACATGGCCGACGAATACTTGATCAGCAGCGGGCTTAACTACACCATATTTAGACCGGGTTCATTAACCGACGATAGCGCCACAGGTAAAGTGCAAACCCAGCGGCCGAGCAGCAAAGACAAAATGACTATTCACAGAGAAGATGTTGCTCGCGCACTGACTTACGCTGTAGGAAAACCACAGCTAGGCGGCAAAATATTTGAATTATTTAATGGCAGTAAATCCCTCACTGATGTCCTAAATTAA